One segment of Syngnathus scovelli strain Florida chromosome 6, RoL_Ssco_1.2, whole genome shotgun sequence DNA contains the following:
- the aplnr2 gene encoding apelin receptor 2 yields the protein MESNMSDADSLTSPSPPPFFQCDYTDWSPSFSIIPSIYLLAFVLGCPGNALVLWAYLDRADGRRRSPVGFAIPCCRESRRNASSRSRSSSPGTPRPSRSLTDSLIASLALADLCFLVTLPLWAAYTALGYHWPFGQTLCQLSSFLTALNMYASVFSLSVLSVERYWVLTRCPRQHPPTRASWPLTGLWLLAGVLALPGLLLRSVQESDWPDESCSTACRMDYSMLMGDEPDEDERERAQMWWAAVLSLKSTLLGFLLPLVVLLVCYCSLARLLGKHFGRGPRPDRRRQRRLLRVIVTLVLAFFLCWLPLHVNKTLSLLLEFGFLPYSCTLDQILLAAHPYVTCVAYLNSCLNPLLYAACDPSFRKRCRRTLLLMCGLRRREKGKRKEAQKEGGTFYGPAQEETADKMAGADVATEQI from the coding sequence ATGGAGTCCAACATGTCGGACGCAGACTCCCTGACCTCCCCTTCGCCTCCTCCTTTCTTCCAATGCGACTACACAGACTGGTCTCCCTCCTTCTCTATCATCCCCTCCATCTACCTGCTGGCCTTTGTGCTGGGTTGCCCGGGCAACGCTCTGGTGCTGTGGGCCTATCTGGACCGAGCCGATGGGAGGAGGAGAAGTCCCGTGGGATTTGCCATTCCGTGTTGCCGAGAGTCCAGAAGAAACGCCTCATCCAGGTCTCGCTCCTCGTCTCCCGGGACCCCGCGCCCGTCCCGCTCCCTGACGGACTCTCTAATAGCTAGCTTAGCGTTAGCAGACCTCTGCTTCCTGGTGACCCTTCCCCTTTGGGCGGCGTACACGGCCCTGGGCTACCACTGGCCTTTCGGCCAGACGCTGTGCCAGCTCAGCAGCTTCCTCACCGCCCTCAACATGTACGCCAGCGTCTTCAGCCTGAGCGTGCTCAGTGTGGAGCGCTACTGGGTCTTGACCAGGTGCCCTCGCCAACACCCTCCCACCCGGGCCTCGTGGCCGCTGACAGGCTTGTGGCTCCTGGCAGGGGTTCTGGCACTTCCCGGCTTGCTTCTGCGCTCAGTGCAGGAGTCCGACTGGCCCGACGAGTCGTGTTCTACAGCCTGCAGGATGGACTACTCCATGTTGATGGGAGACGAGCCAGATGAGGACGAGAGGGAGCGTGCCCAGATGTGGTGGGCGGCGGTTCTGAGCCTCAAATCCACACTGCTTGGCTTCCTTTTGCCCCTCGTGGTCCTGCTGGTGTGCTACTGTTCCTTGGCCCGTCTTCTCGGCAAACACTTTGGCCGCGGGCCTCGACCCgaccgccgccgccagcgcaggcTCCTCCGGGTCATCGTAACTCTAGTGTTGGCCTTCTTCCTGTGTTGGCTGCCTTTGCACGTCAACAAGACTTTGTCTCTACTCCTGGAGTTTGGGTTTCTGCCGTACTCTTGTACCTTGGATCAGATCCTGCTGGCGGCCCACCCGTACGTTACGTGCGTAGCCTATCTCAATTCCTGCCTCAACCCGCTGCTCTACGCCGCCTGCGATCCATCGTTTCGAAAGAGATGCAGGCGGACGCTGCTGCTGATGTGTGGACTACGAAGGCGGGAGAAGGGAAAACGAAAGGAGGCACAGAAGGAGGGGGGGACCTTCTATGGCCCTGCACAGGAGGAAACGGCAGACAAGATGGCGGGAGCGGACGTGGCCACTGAGCAAATATGA